From a single Pyxicephalus adspersus chromosome 11, UCB_Pads_2.0, whole genome shotgun sequence genomic region:
- the LOC140340767 gene encoding nicotinamide N-methyltransferase-like — MDSAPKKFYHIHGIDSRNILETFFSKNKVEMIFGEDCLKFPMINLHYVFSRGFVAGKVLIDISIGSFIHHLFAASEFFEDIIILKFSEKCVMELQRWLNDRTGAFDWTHTSSTAIKLEGKSNKIPDKEMSLKTTIKHIVMCKLEKENITHPLVLPLADCVISAWILDVISKDQDEYVKNLKKISKHLRIGGHLILLGTSKMTYFKIGENKYHVLNYEEEFAKNTLKKLGFIIDYFAVQRRSNASNLVDYKALTFIMAHKEK; from the exons ATGGATTCTGCACCAAAGAAATTCTACCACATACATGGAATTGATTCTAGGAATATTCTTGAAACCTTTTTCTCTAAAAAT AAAGTGGAGATGATCTTTGGGGAAGATTGTTTAAAATTTCCCATGATAAATCTTCATTACGTGTTTAGCAGAG gTTTTGTGGCAGGAAAGGTTTTGATTGACATCAGTATCGGTTCCTTCATCCACCACCTCTTTGCAGCCTCTGAGTTCTTTGAGGATATCATCATCTTGAAGTTCAGTGAAAAATGTGTAATGGAACTGCAGAGATGGCTGAACGATCGCACTGGAGCTTTTGATTGGACTCACACATCATCCACTGCTATCAAGTTAGAAGGGAAGAG caacaaaatTCCTGACAAAGAAATGTCTCTGAAGACAACCATCAAACACATTGTTATGTGTaaacttgaaaaagaaaatataactcACCCCTTGGTGCTCCCTCTTGCCGACTGCGTCATCAGTGCATGGATATTGGATGTAATTAGCAAAGACCAAGATGAGTATGtgaaaaacctgaaaaagataTCAAAGCATCTGAGGATTGGAGGTCACCTCATACTACTAGGGACATCAAAAATGACTTACTTTAAAATTGGGGAGAACAAGTACCATGTCCTAAACTATGAGGAGGAGTTTGCAAAAAACACCCTCAAGAAGTTGGGGTTCATCATAGATTACTTTGCAGTGCAGAGAAGAAGTAATGCAAGCAATCTTGTCGATTATAAAGCTCTTACATTCATCATGGCTCACAAGGAAAAGTAG